The following are encoded in a window of Solidesulfovibrio magneticus RS-1 genomic DNA:
- a CDS encoding sensor histidine kinase, which produces MADAPLPTFFLPAERLKQPAIDAIARDIAHSPSALTLGAVPLAVVIVNDTRQIVYANARFLALAGKAEASQVIGQRIGEALGCEHVDDNIGGCGTTRFCQYCGAAQAVVKSLEGESGTQECAINRVSASTLDALNLQVWAVPMEIEGHKLVLNSVLDIAHEKALRGFERIFFHDILNAVTGIKGISDLLSLELPKNYLRELELLRRSIDDLQDIVDTQRDFLAVEAKEYRHNYTRLYTIDILKYLASYCQSFNHGGKRRIDVAPQAAAQIFSSDLRIIQRIMVNMVKNALEASAPGKSVTLGADVTDRGAVRLWVANPGAMPEEVQLRLFEKGFSTKGEGRGLGTYSMRLFARQCLGGEISFTSTPEDGTRFALELPA; this is translated from the coding sequence ATGGCTGACGCGCCATTGCCCACGTTTTTCTTGCCGGCCGAACGCCTTAAACAGCCGGCCATCGACGCCATTGCCCGAGATATTGCCCACTCTCCTTCAGCTTTGACCTTGGGAGCGGTCCCGCTGGCCGTAGTCATCGTCAACGACACCCGCCAGATCGTTTACGCCAACGCCCGGTTTCTGGCCCTGGCCGGAAAAGCCGAGGCCAGCCAGGTCATCGGCCAGCGCATCGGCGAGGCTCTGGGCTGCGAGCATGTGGACGACAATATCGGCGGCTGCGGCACCACCCGGTTTTGCCAGTATTGCGGCGCGGCCCAGGCTGTGGTCAAAAGCCTCGAAGGCGAAAGCGGCACCCAGGAATGTGCCATCAACCGGGTTTCTGCCTCGACCCTGGACGCGCTCAATCTGCAGGTCTGGGCTGTGCCCATGGAGATCGAAGGGCACAAGCTGGTGCTCAACTCCGTGTTGGACATCGCCCACGAAAAGGCCCTGCGGGGCTTTGAACGCATCTTTTTCCACGACATCCTAAACGCCGTCACCGGCATCAAGGGCATAAGCGACCTGCTTTCCCTGGAACTGCCCAAGAACTATCTGCGAGAATTGGAACTGCTGCGCCGCTCCATCGACGATTTACAGGACATCGTCGACACCCAGCGCGATTTTCTGGCTGTCGAGGCCAAGGAATACCGGCACAACTACACACGCCTGTATACCATCGACATTCTCAAGTACCTGGCTTCCTACTGCCAATCCTTCAACCATGGCGGCAAACGCCGCATCGATGTCGCGCCCCAGGCGGCAGCGCAAATTTTCTCCTCGGACCTGCGCATCATCCAGCGCATCATGGTCAACATGGTCAAAAACGCCCTGGAAGCATCCGCCCCCGGAAAATCCGTGACGCTTGGCGCGGACGTAACCGATCGGGGAGCTGTGCGGCTGTGGGTCGCCAACCCGGGCGCAATGCCTGAAGAGGTGCAACTGCGGCTGTTCGAGAAGGGCTTCTCCACCAAGGGCGAAGGCCGTGGGCTTGGGACCTACAGCATGCGCCTTTTTGCCCGCCAGTGCCTGGGCGGCGAGATAAGCTTCACTTCCACGCCCGAGGACGGCACGCGCTTTGCCCTCGAACTGCCGGCCTGA
- a CDS encoding fused MFS/spermidine synthase, producing MPATAASPHATRADRLVLAAVFLVSGASALLFETLWLHLAGLTFGVSVYASALVLSSFMGGLALGNGLISRFGRDITDPVRFYAAMEVLVGLWGLMLVLGFPWLTVWLGAVLHPALDKPMLLNTLRFSFSFLLFLLPATAMGATLPLLVKALARRPGEFGKALGRLYGINTLGACLGALLGEMVLIAPLGLSGTGLVACGLNLLAAGGALAIARRFRDEPVRDDEAAKTAPVRLSPRAKRLLAAGFCCGAAFLALEVVWMRFLQLFVRSTSLAFAVMLAVILAGIGLGGMFAGWWLRREADGRRIAAPLALLTAAAALASFRLFEAASGVTIEGYQSLDWRYVAVLSVTLMFPSAFLSGILFTALGEAFHREVGDRARSAGLIAMANTLGAMAGPLLGGFVLIPALGMEKALFALCALYLAPALLCAGGSAPWPSFRTGRFLQIATAAFTLFLAAFPFGVMRQYLNKACVDFLKDGEILVRTVEGVTGTLQYLRKDYLGQPLYYRLVTDGYSMSSTDRGARRYMKLFAYFPQAVLPNPKSALLICFGTGSTASALVENKGLERIDVVDISRDVLAGSQVVHPQPGTNPLDDPRVRAHVEDGRFYLLASQRKYDIITAEPPPPMMAGVVNLYSREYFALMRDRLNDGGMVTYWLPVFEISPGDAKAILKAFSDVFENASLWTGDNFNWMMVGVKKPKGPKPAADFPTPWKTAPTAEGLRQIAVEEPAQLGALFMLDGQDMAAYLGDAKPLTDNYPKRLTGYPESPQAQQRDVAAHNALMDANASKERFATSKQAALLLPQSVKAEAEAWFETQQIINTYLNNMIPPPPPLPAVNYVLAGTDLTVLPLWLMKSDPKKVDIVERALAAGMPPSAETEFQLGVKALSDRNYLLAEAKLKRAQDLGYPSNLAPARVYILCMAGLLSQAEDLARQAFKGGQASASARAYMEWLAQTFGFTSPF from the coding sequence ATGCCGGCCACTGCCGCCTCCCCCCATGCCACCCGCGCCGACCGACTGGTCCTCGCCGCCGTCTTTCTCGTTTCCGGCGCGTCGGCGCTGCTGTTTGAAACGCTCTGGCTCCACCTGGCCGGGCTGACCTTTGGCGTCAGCGTCTATGCCAGCGCGCTCGTCCTTTCGAGTTTCATGGGCGGACTGGCCCTGGGCAATGGGCTGATTTCCCGCTTTGGCCGCGACATCACCGATCCGGTGCGGTTCTACGCCGCCATGGAAGTCCTGGTCGGCCTGTGGGGGTTGATGCTCGTCCTGGGCTTTCCCTGGCTGACGGTCTGGCTCGGGGCAGTGCTCCATCCTGCCTTGGACAAGCCGATGCTTCTTAATACCCTGCGCTTTTCCTTCTCGTTTTTGCTCTTCCTGCTGCCGGCCACGGCCATGGGCGCCACCCTGCCGCTTCTGGTCAAGGCCCTGGCCCGTCGGCCCGGCGAATTTGGCAAGGCCCTGGGCCGACTGTACGGCATCAACACCCTGGGGGCCTGCCTGGGGGCGCTGCTCGGTGAGATGGTCCTCATCGCCCCTCTGGGCCTTTCCGGCACGGGGCTGGTGGCCTGCGGCTTAAACCTCCTGGCCGCCGGGGGAGCCTTGGCCATCGCCCGGCGTTTCCGGGACGAGCCGGTCCGGGATGACGAGGCGGCCAAGACTGCTCCCGTGCGCCTAAGCCCTCGGGCCAAGCGGCTGCTGGCGGCCGGCTTTTGCTGCGGCGCGGCCTTTTTGGCCCTGGAAGTCGTCTGGATGCGCTTTTTGCAGCTCTTTGTGCGCTCCACGAGCCTGGCCTTTGCCGTCATGCTGGCCGTGATCCTGGCCGGCATCGGCCTTGGCGGCATGTTCGCCGGCTGGTGGCTACGGCGCGAAGCCGACGGTCGGCGCATCGCCGCGCCCCTGGCCCTGCTTACGGCCGCTGCCGCCCTGGCCTCGTTTCGGCTTTTTGAAGCCGCCTCGGGCGTCACCATCGAAGGCTACCAGTCCCTGGACTGGCGCTATGTGGCCGTGCTGTCGGTCACCCTCATGTTCCCGTCAGCCTTTCTCTCGGGCATCCTTTTCACGGCCCTGGGCGAGGCCTTCCACCGCGAGGTCGGCGACCGGGCGCGCTCGGCCGGCCTCATTGCCATGGCCAATACCCTCGGGGCCATGGCCGGCCCGCTTCTCGGCGGCTTTGTCCTCATCCCGGCCCTGGGCATGGAAAAGGCCCTGTTTGCCCTGTGCGCCCTGTATCTCGCGCCGGCCCTGCTGTGCGCCGGCGGCAGCGCGCCCTGGCCGTCCTTTCGTACCGGCCGCTTCCTGCAGATCGCAACCGCCGCCTTTACCCTGTTCCTGGCCGCCTTTCCCTTCGGCGTCATGCGCCAGTACCTGAACAAGGCCTGCGTCGATTTCCTCAAGGACGGCGAAATCCTGGTGCGCACCGTGGAAGGCGTCACCGGCACGCTTCAATACCTGCGCAAGGACTACCTCGGCCAGCCGCTCTACTACCGCCTCGTCACCGACGGTTACTCCATGTCTTCCACCGACCGGGGCGCGCGGCGCTACATGAAGCTGTTCGCCTACTTCCCCCAGGCCGTGCTGCCCAATCCCAAGTCCGCCCTGCTCATCTGCTTCGGCACCGGCTCCACGGCCTCGGCCCTGGTCGAGAACAAGGGCCTGGAACGCATCGACGTGGTGGACATCTCCCGTGACGTCCTGGCCGGCAGCCAGGTGGTCCATCCCCAACCCGGGACCAATCCCCTGGACGACCCGCGTGTGCGCGCCCATGTCGAGGACGGCCGCTTCTACCTGCTGGCCAGCCAGCGCAAGTACGACATCATCACGGCCGAGCCGCCGCCGCCCATGATGGCCGGCGTGGTCAACCTCTATTCCCGCGAATACTTCGCGCTCATGCGCGACCGCTTAAACGACGGCGGCATGGTCACCTATTGGCTGCCCGTGTTCGAAATCTCGCCCGGCGACGCCAAAGCCATCCTCAAGGCCTTCAGCGACGTGTTCGAAAACGCTTCGCTGTGGACCGGTGACAACTTCAACTGGATGATGGTGGGCGTCAAAAAGCCCAAGGGCCCCAAACCGGCGGCTGATTTCCCCACGCCCTGGAAGACCGCGCCCACAGCCGAAGGCCTGCGCCAGATCGCCGTGGAAGAGCCGGCCCAGCTCGGGGCGCTATTCATGCTCGACGGCCAGGACATGGCCGCCTACCTCGGCGACGCCAAGCCGCTCACCGACAACTACCCCAAGCGCCTCACCGGCTATCCCGAGTCGCCCCAGGCCCAGCAGCGCGACGTGGCCGCCCACAACGCGCTCATGGACGCCAACGCCTCCAAGGAACGCTTCGCGACCTCCAAGCAGGCCGCATTGCTCCTGCCCCAGTCCGTCAAGGCCGAGGCCGAAGCCTGGTTCGAAACCCAGCAAATCATCAACACCTACCTCAACAACATGATCCCGCCGCCGCCGCCCCTGCCGGCCGTCAACTACGTGCTGGCAGGCACGGACCTCACCGTGCTGCCGCTGTGGCTCATGAAGTCCGACCCCAAAAAGGTGGACATCGTGGAAAGGGCCCTGGCCGCCGGCATGCCGCCCTCGGCCGAGACCGAATTCCAACTCGGCGTCAAAGCCCTGTCCGACCGCAACTACCTGCTGGCCGAAGCCAAGCTCAAGCGCGCCCAGGACCTCGGCTACCCCAGCAACCTGGCCCCGGCCCGGGTCTACATCCTGTGCATGGCCGGGCTGCTCTCCCAGGCCGAAGACCTGGCCAGACAAGCCTTCAAGGGCGGCCAGGCCAGCGCCTCGGCCCGAGCCTACATGGAATGGCTGGCCCAGACGTTCGGGTTCACGAGTCCGTTTTAG
- a CDS encoding SPOR domain-containing protein — MKLLSRLNATRENGGPRKFTFEISMSGVVSVGIVVVLGMCWVFILGILVGRGYKPETAVPQIAQMMPTTEAKLPDGEAKAPPSVLKPEDLQFMEDVHNQPGADAADAAPTKTPADPKKQAAAAKPHDQTEVRPVGGAAAAATPRTITSPAASAAPRAVAVVPPPAKPADTPKVDPKSTFDKKAGMRYTATYQVASFPGKAQAETHVKDLAKKGVTASVREAKSGNNVVFRVTIQVKGSDAEISDSLKKSGEKGAILLGKKPL, encoded by the coding sequence ATGAAGCTTTTAAGCCGCCTAAACGCCACCCGCGAAAACGGGGGGCCGCGAAAATTCACCTTTGAGATCAGCATGTCCGGCGTGGTTTCCGTCGGCATCGTGGTCGTGCTTGGCATGTGCTGGGTGTTTATTCTCGGCATTCTGGTCGGCCGGGGCTACAAGCCCGAGACGGCCGTGCCCCAGATCGCCCAGATGATGCCGACCACCGAAGCCAAGCTGCCCGACGGCGAAGCCAAGGCCCCGCCTTCGGTGCTCAAGCCCGAGGATCTCCAGTTCATGGAGGATGTCCACAACCAGCCAGGAGCCGACGCCGCCGACGCCGCGCCGACCAAGACTCCGGCCGATCCCAAGAAACAGGCCGCAGCCGCCAAGCCCCACGACCAGACCGAAGTGCGTCCCGTGGGCGGCGCTGCCGCCGCAGCTACGCCCCGTACGATCACGTCGCCGGCTGCTTCGGCCGCGCCCCGGGCGGTGGCCGTCGTTCCCCCGCCGGCCAAGCCGGCCGACACGCCCAAGGTCGATCCCAAATCGACCTTCGACAAAAAGGCCGGGATGCGCTATACCGCCACCTATCAGGTGGCCTCGTTCCCGGGCAAAGCCCAGGCCGAAACCCACGTCAAGGATCTGGCGAAAAAGGGCGTGACCGCTTCGGTGCGCGAGGCCAAGTCCGGCAATAACGTGGTATTTCGGGTCACTATCCAGGTGAAGGGGTCGGATGCGGAAATATCCGACTCCCTCAAGAAGAGCGGCGAAAAAGGCGCTATACTTCTCGGCAAAAAACCCTTATGA
- the nth gene encoding endonuclease III has protein sequence MMDAALRAAVIHDRLRPLYPDPKPALDHQNAYELLVATVLAAQCTDARVNTVTPEFFRRWPDPAALAKANIGEVEAVVHPTGFFRQKTKNLVTTGKILVERHNGRIPATMAELTALPGVARKTANIVLSNALGINVGIAVDTHVRRLSFRLGLTTSENPVIIEKDLMPLFAPEVYGEINHLLVLFGREVCKARRPQCGDCVLNDVCPKHGV, from the coding sequence ATGATGGACGCGGCTTTGCGTGCTGCGGTCATCCATGACCGCCTGCGCCCGCTTTATCCCGACCCCAAGCCGGCCCTGGATCACCAAAACGCCTACGAGCTGTTGGTGGCCACGGTGCTGGCCGCCCAGTGCACCGACGCCCGGGTCAACACCGTCACGCCGGAATTCTTTCGCCGCTGGCCCGACCCCGCCGCCCTGGCCAAGGCCAACATCGGCGAGGTCGAAGCCGTGGTCCATCCCACCGGTTTTTTCCGGCAAAAGACCAAAAACCTCGTGACCACGGGCAAGATTCTGGTCGAGCGCCACAACGGCCGGATACCGGCCACCATGGCCGAGCTGACCGCTTTGCCCGGCGTGGCCCGCAAGACCGCCAACATCGTCCTGTCCAACGCCCTGGGCATCAACGTCGGCATCGCCGTGGACACCCACGTGCGCCGCCTGTCCTTTCGCCTGGGCTTGACGACGTCGGAAAACCCGGTCATCATTGAAAAAGATTTAATGCCCCTGTTTGCCCCCGAGGTTTACGGCGAGATCAACCACCTCCTCGTCCTTTTTGGACGCGAGGTGTGCAAGGCTCGCCGGCCCCAGTGCGGCGACTGCGTGCTCAACGACGTCTGCCCCAAACACGGGGTGTGA
- a CDS encoding transposase, translating into MGLGRQGDQQGTMYLAWDEIPRSRGHAFYDRLQQILRKAGFDGFAEKLCKPFYSDKGRPSIPPGRYFRMHLVGYFEGIDSERGIEWRCADSLSLRNFLQLSPKESVPDHSSLSRTRSRLPLATHQEVFTWVLKLLSKDGLVLGGRIGVDASTMEANAALKTIVRRDTSESYRKMLLRMAKESGIDSPIDEDLARMDRKRVGKTLSNKDWRSPVDPEAKIAKMKDGRTHLAYKPEHAVDLDTGAVVAAEVHEADKGDTSTLQTTLKAAQESLRRVTSTPPCPDDPAELVADKGYFSRDVLKVLDGGPWRTRIAEPKRNGLNSWRGDQEARRAVYNNRIRISSMVGKAMGKQRTELVERSFEHTLDRCGGMRRVWLRGRENIRKRYLVHVAGFNLGLLMRVKTGHGTPRGWASAWLALIWPDQHPSMAYLAIVMVVKGRCCGIIPIAIICGGE; encoded by the coding sequence ATGGGGCTTGGCCGTCAGGGTGATCAGCAGGGGACGATGTATCTGGCCTGGGATGAGATCCCTCGGTCTCGTGGGCACGCTTTTTACGATCGTCTCCAGCAGATTCTCCGGAAAGCCGGCTTCGATGGTTTCGCCGAGAAGCTGTGCAAGCCCTTCTATTCCGACAAGGGGCGTCCCTCCATTCCGCCTGGCCGGTATTTTCGGATGCACCTCGTGGGGTATTTCGAGGGCATCGACAGCGAGCGCGGCATTGAGTGGCGCTGCGCTGATTCGCTTTCCCTCCGGAATTTTCTCCAGCTTTCGCCCAAGGAGTCTGTGCCGGATCATTCCTCGCTCAGCCGGACACGGTCCCGTCTGCCACTGGCGACCCACCAAGAGGTTTTCACCTGGGTTCTCAAGCTGCTCAGCAAGGATGGCTTGGTCCTTGGAGGCCGCATTGGCGTGGACGCTTCGACCATGGAGGCCAACGCGGCGCTCAAAACCATCGTGCGCCGGGACACGAGTGAGAGCTACCGCAAGATGCTCCTGCGCATGGCCAAGGAGAGCGGCATCGACTCTCCGATAGATGAGGATCTGGCTCGCATGGACCGCAAGCGCGTCGGCAAGACGCTTTCGAACAAGGACTGGCGGTCACCGGTCGATCCCGAGGCGAAGATCGCCAAGATGAAGGATGGCCGAACGCATCTGGCGTACAAGCCCGAGCACGCGGTGGACCTGGACACCGGCGCGGTGGTGGCGGCCGAGGTGCATGAAGCGGACAAAGGGGACACCTCGACTCTGCAAACGACGCTGAAAGCCGCTCAAGAAAGTCTGCGGCGGGTCACTTCCACACCGCCATGCCCGGACGACCCTGCGGAACTGGTCGCGGATAAAGGCTATTTCTCCCGGGATGTCCTCAAGGTTCTGGACGGTGGACCATGGCGGACGAGAATCGCCGAACCCAAACGCAACGGTCTGAACTCCTGGCGTGGCGACCAAGAGGCGCGACGCGCCGTGTACAACAACCGAATCCGGATATCCTCGATGGTCGGGAAGGCCATGGGAAAACAGCGGACGGAACTGGTCGAAAGAAGCTTCGAGCATACGCTGGACCGGTGCGGCGGCATGCGCCGGGTCTGGCTCAGAGGACGAGAGAACATCCGGAAACGCTATCTGGTCCATGTGGCTGGTTTCAATCTCGGCCTGCTGATGCGGGTCAAGACCGGCCATGGCACCCCCAGGGGCTGGGCCAGTGCCTGGCTTGCGCTCATTTGGCCTGACCAGCATCCCTCAATGGCCTATTTGGCCATCGTCATGGTGGTCAAGGGACGATGCTGCGGGATCATCCCCATCGCCATCATCTGCGGGGGAGAATAG
- a CDS encoding pseudouridine synthase: protein MDATDSRLTRINKALASAGVCSRRHADDLIAAGRVTVNGAVVTEAGLRIDPARDALAVDGAPVNLAPEIPITLALHKKPGVVTTASDPEGRPTVFDGLPEVWRGKRLFPVGRLDFFSEGLLLLTTDGELALRLTHPRWHVPKRYRVTVRGQVTPDMLGTMARGMRLAEGERLAPVAARVVEGPAQDRSILEMELHQGVNRQIRRMCRDLGLTVLRLARVSQGPVALGDLPLGACRELTPAELATLRQSVGLDDADVAPAPPRPRPTAEGDTKRPPRPARPPQAGGKRPATKASGGETETGPRRDGQSAPRRDRPARRRGQSS, encoded by the coding sequence ATGGATGCGACGGATTCGCGCCTCACGCGCATCAACAAGGCCCTGGCTTCGGCTGGGGTGTGTTCCAGGCGTCATGCCGACGACCTGATTGCCGCCGGACGGGTGACGGTCAACGGGGCCGTGGTCACCGAGGCCGGGCTTCGCATCGACCCTGCCCGCGACGCCCTGGCCGTGGATGGCGCGCCGGTCAACTTGGCCCCGGAAATCCCGATAACCCTGGCGCTGCATAAAAAGCCGGGCGTGGTGACCACGGCCAGCGACCCCGAAGGCCGGCCCACGGTCTTTGACGGCCTGCCCGAGGTGTGGCGCGGCAAGCGCCTTTTCCCGGTGGGGCGGCTGGACTTTTTTTCCGAAGGTTTGCTTTTGCTCACCACCGACGGCGAGCTGGCCCTGCGCCTGACCCATCCGCGCTGGCACGTACCCAAGCGTTACCGGGTCACCGTGCGCGGCCAGGTGACGCCGGACATGCTCGGGACCATGGCTCGGGGCATGCGTCTGGCCGAGGGCGAGCGCCTGGCTCCGGTGGCCGCCCGAGTGGTCGAAGGGCCGGCCCAGGACCGATCGATTCTTGAAATGGAGCTGCATCAAGGCGTCAATCGCCAGATCCGGCGCATGTGCCGCGATTTGGGCCTGACCGTGCTGCGTCTGGCCCGGGTCAGCCAGGGGCCGGTGGCGCTGGGCGACTTGCCGCTCGGGGCCTGCCGCGAACTGACGCCGGCCGAACTGGCCACCCTGCGCCAGTCGGTGGGTTTGGACGATGCGGATGTCGCACCAGCCCCGCCCAGGCCCCGGCCGACAGCCGAAGGCGACACAAAACGCCCGCCGCGTCCAGCCCGTCCGCCCCAGGCCGGCGGCAAACGGCCGGCAACCAAGGCCAGCGGCGGCGAGACCGAGACAGGACCGCGCCGTGACGGGCAGTCTGCGCCGCGCCGCGACCGCCCTGCCCGACGTCGCGGCCAATCTTCGTAA
- a CDS encoding pyruvoyl-dependent arginine decarboxylase produces the protein MLPGSSVPTKAFFTKGVGRHKNKLQSFELALREAGIEKLNLVYVSSIYPPHCQLLTPEEGVKLLNPGQITFCVMARNATDEKNRLVGSAVGMAFPADKSNYGYISEHTGFGAEEQEIGDFAEDLASTMLATTLGIDFDPETAYDERRETYLMSGKIIDSASMPCVTTGETGMWTTTISAVVFIP, from the coding sequence ATGCTTCCAGGCTCTTCCGTTCCCACCAAGGCGTTTTTCACCAAGGGCGTCGGCCGCCACAAGAACAAGCTGCAGTCGTTCGAGCTGGCGCTTCGCGAGGCTGGCATCGAAAAGCTGAACTTGGTTTACGTGTCGAGCATTTATCCGCCCCATTGCCAGCTTCTGACCCCCGAAGAGGGCGTGAAGCTCCTTAACCCCGGGCAGATCACCTTCTGCGTCATGGCCAGAAACGCCACCGACGAAAAGAACCGCCTGGTCGGCTCCGCCGTGGGCATGGCCTTCCCGGCCGACAAGTCGAACTACGGCTACATCTCCGAGCACACCGGCTTTGGCGCGGAAGAGCAGGAGATAGGCGATTTCGCCGAGGATTTGGCCTCCACCATGCTGGCCACCACCCTGGGCATCGACTTCGACCCCGAGACCGCCTACGACGAGCGCCGCGAGACCTATCTCATGAGCGGCAAGATCATCGACTCGGCTTCCATGCCCTGCGTCACCACTGGTGAAACGGGCATGTGGACCACGACCATCTCGGCGGTGGTTTTCATCCCCTAA
- a CDS encoding ATP-binding protein, translating to MRLHSLCLRNFRRIKQATILFGDTTFLIGPNNVGKSTVLAAIGCLLSVSESLSEFDYNCEGEVCAEEIVDKCTECSIEAEFRNLPVEANSWRGFKGRLIRYETKNENDSGLSVVFRKSFSKSSKSCIREMKCYSRVKKSEFENIVKARDLIDRGIDSELVEELFPELDKKLSKAQLEKLEEINDIWIVDDSGVSEWVNNPGGIHSVVISKLPLYIKIPAEHSAAALDQKSGELATFMNELFREIREASDNYGKAVKYLALLAEELNPEDQESEFSRMMDDLNGVINSVFPESKLHATASLNDADKSLVPVFTINMSSNVKTPVAYQGTGMIRSAIFALLKFRHEWIHKRKGLSRPLIIGFEEPEIYLHPNAANQMRDTIYDLSIGSSQIICTSHSPYMIDLSRKPCQVLNRMSVVDGAVCVVPFNVSDAYLNLVDKDRTYVKMLIKMDDYISRVFFAKKVIIVEGDTEDIVLRETFSRLPADVKARVYADVQVVNRPLQKAVSGYSPPQMMAMGMIPQHRPLTTMTMAK from the coding sequence ATGCGACTGCACTCATTGTGTCTACGTAATTTTCGCAGAATTAAGCAAGCTACAATTCTATTTGGTGATACAACTTTTTTGATTGGTCCAAACAATGTCGGTAAAAGTACTGTCCTAGCTGCAATAGGATGTCTGCTGTCAGTGAGTGAATCTCTTTCAGAATTTGATTACAATTGTGAGGGCGAAGTTTGTGCAGAGGAAATAGTTGATAAGTGCACTGAGTGCTCTATTGAAGCGGAATTTAGGAATTTGCCAGTAGAAGCAAATAGTTGGAGAGGGTTTAAGGGACGGCTTATCCGATATGAAACAAAGAATGAAAATGATAGCGGCCTATCTGTAGTATTTAGAAAGTCTTTTTCTAAGTCTTCAAAAAGTTGCATTAGAGAGATGAAGTGTTATAGCAGAGTAAAGAAAAGTGAATTTGAGAACATAGTTAAGGCCAGGGATTTGATAGACCGTGGAATTGACTCAGAATTGGTTGAAGAATTGTTTCCAGAGTTGGATAAAAAATTATCAAAAGCACAACTCGAAAAGCTTGAAGAAATTAATGACATCTGGATTGTTGACGATTCTGGTGTGTCAGAGTGGGTTAATAATCCTGGTGGCATTCACTCGGTGGTGATTAGTAAGTTGCCTTTATATATAAAAATACCAGCTGAGCACAGCGCTGCTGCCCTTGATCAAAAATCTGGAGAATTGGCAACATTTATGAACGAATTGTTTCGAGAGATTCGGGAGGCGTCCGACAATTATGGAAAGGCCGTAAAGTATCTTGCTTTGTTGGCAGAAGAATTAAATCCAGAAGATCAGGAGTCTGAATTTAGCAGAATGATGGATGATTTGAACGGTGTTATAAATAGTGTGTTTCCTGAATCAAAATTGCATGCAACAGCAAGTTTAAATGACGCAGACAAGTCGTTGGTTCCTGTTTTTACAATTAATATGTCGAGTAACGTTAAAACGCCTGTTGCATATCAAGGGACAGGAATGATTAGGTCTGCAATATTTGCTTTGTTGAAGTTCCGTCATGAATGGATACATAAAAGAAAAGGGCTGTCTCGCCCTTTGATTATTGGATTTGAAGAACCTGAAATATATTTGCACCCGAATGCTGCAAATCAAATGCGAGATACAATATATGACCTTTCAATAGGAAGTTCTCAGATAATTTGTACATCTCATTCTCCATATATGATTGATCTTTCAAGAAAGCCATGTCAGGTGCTTAATAGAATGTCTGTTGTCGATGGTGCTGTGTGTGTTGTTCCATTTAATGTGTCTGATGCTTATTTAAATCTTGTCGACAAAGACAGAACTTATGTTAAAATGCTAATAAAAATGGATGATTACATATCAAGGGTTTTTTTTGCGAAGAAAGTTATAATTGTTGAAGGCGATACTGAGGATATTGTCCTTAGAGAAACTTTTTCACGGTTGCCAGCGGATGTAAAAGCGCGAGTATATGCAGACGTTCAGGTAGTTAACAGGCCGTTGCAAAAAGCTGTTTCCGGCTATTCTCCCCCGCAGATGATGGCGATGGGGATGATCCCGCAGCATCGTCCCTTGACCACCATGACGATGGCCAAATAG
- the yedF gene encoding sulfurtransferase-like selenium metabolism protein YedF: MPTSLDCRGLACPGPVLRCKECVEKDAPDTIAVTVDNEAARENVTRFLTMRGYAVTVAEAGDGVYVLTATAGAAPVAAPDATPAAKAEAGSRTVVFITADVIGRGDDTLGAKLMVNFVGTLPELGERLWRIVLVNGGVRLAVAGSPVLDKLKAMEQAGVSILVCGTCLDFYGILDKKEVGQTTNMLDVVTSLDLADKIVQI, translated from the coding sequence ATGCCAACTTCCCTTGATTGCCGTGGTCTGGCCTGTCCCGGACCGGTCCTTCGCTGCAAGGAATGCGTCGAGAAAGACGCCCCCGATACCATTGCCGTCACCGTGGACAATGAAGCGGCCCGGGAAAACGTCACCCGGTTTCTGACCATGCGCGGCTACGCCGTTACCGTGGCCGAGGCCGGAGACGGCGTCTACGTCCTGACCGCAACGGCGGGAGCCGCTCCCGTCGCTGCGCCCGATGCCACGCCGGCCGCCAAGGCCGAAGCCGGCAGCCGCACCGTCGTTTTTATCACCGCCGACGTCATCGGTCGGGGCGACGACACGCTTGGGGCCAAGCTCATGGTCAATTTCGTCGGCACCCTGCCGGAGCTGGGCGAACGCCTGTGGCGCATCGTCCTGGTCAACGGCGGCGTGCGCCTAGCCGTGGCCGGCAGTCCGGTTCTCGACAAGCTCAAGGCCATGGAACAGGCCGGCGTGTCCATTCTGGTGTGCGGCACCTGCCTGGACTTTTACGGCATTTTGGACAAGAAAGAGGTCGGCCAGACCACCAACATGCTCGATGTGGTGACCAGTCTCGATCTGGCCGATAAAATTGTACAAATCTGA